In Palleronia sp. LCG004, a single window of DNA contains:
- a CDS encoding DUF1491 family protein: MTRLTADFWVRAYLRRLEGEGIPAYIAAKGDATAGAVLVVVATLDGSARAFQRSFDLSSGERVWMELVSGTEADVSASVAAQRRMDPDLWVVELEDRGGRHLLGEPGLE, from the coding sequence GTGACGCGGCTGACCGCCGATTTTTGGGTCAGGGCCTATCTCAGGCGGCTCGAGGGGGAGGGGATCCCGGCCTACATCGCCGCGAAGGGCGATGCGACGGCGGGGGCCGTTCTGGTCGTGGTGGCGACGCTCGACGGATCGGCGCGGGCCTTTCAGCGCAGTTTCGACCTTTCGAGCGGGGAGCGCGTCTGGATGGAGCTCGTCTCGGGGACCGAGGCGGACGTGTCGGCCTCGGTGGCGGCGCAGAGACGGATGGATCCGGACCTCTGGGTCGTGGAACTCGAGGATCGCGGGGGACGGCATCTTCTGGGGGAGCCGGGGCTCGAGTGA
- the recO gene encoding DNA repair protein RecO — MEWSEEGVVLAVRRHGEGNAIVEAMTPAHGRHAGVVRGGGGRRLGPLIQPGAQLSFTWRARLEDHLGAFTVEPVRSRAGALGDPLALAGLASVTALLAHVLPEREAQPRLYAVSIDLLDRLIVDPDWPLFYLRWELALLEEMGFGLDLGRCAVTGGQDDLAYVSPRSGRAVSREGAGDWASRLLPLPPCLLSGGPAGEAQILEGLAVTGHFLETWLAPALGERPLPPARGRLMSRLERRSR; from the coding sequence ATCGAATGGAGCGAGGAAGGCGTCGTCCTTGCCGTTCGCAGGCACGGTGAGGGCAACGCGATCGTCGAGGCGATGACGCCCGCGCATGGACGGCATGCGGGAGTCGTGAGGGGAGGCGGGGGGCGCAGGCTCGGGCCGCTGATCCAGCCGGGCGCGCAGCTGAGTTTCACCTGGCGGGCGCGGCTGGAGGATCATCTCGGGGCCTTCACGGTGGAGCCGGTCCGCTCGCGCGCGGGCGCGCTCGGCGATCCGCTGGCGCTGGCAGGGCTCGCATCGGTGACGGCGCTCCTCGCGCATGTGCTGCCCGAGCGGGAGGCGCAGCCACGCCTCTACGCGGTCAGCATCGATCTTCTCGACCGGCTGATCGTCGATCCGGACTGGCCGCTTTTCTACCTGCGCTGGGAACTGGCGCTGCTGGAGGAGATGGGGTTCGGGCTCGATCTCGGGCGTTGCGCGGTCACGGGCGGGCAGGACGACCTTGCCTATGTCTCGCCCCGATCCGGGCGCGCGGTGTCGCGCGAGGGGGCGGGAGACTGGGCCAGCCGGCTGCTGCCCCTGCCACCCTGCCTCTTGTCGGGCGGTCCCGCCGGCGAGGCGCAGATCCTCGAGGGGCTGGCCGTCACGGGGCATTTCCTCGAGACCTGGCTCGCCCCGGCGCTGGGCGAGCGTCCTCTGCCGCCCGCGCGCGGGAGGCTGATGTCACGGCTCGAGCGGCGGTCGCGCTAG
- a CDS encoding sulfite exporter TauE/SafE family protein: MVRAMHLLTDLLSPHLLAFAFAVTFAAGFVKGAVGFAMPLIMISGISVAIDPRLVVAGIILPIVFSNLLQVWRAGWAEARDALIEYRRFVLVVCSTILISAQFLTIIPAQAMYVVLGVPVIALSLVQLAGVRFRVAEEQRPRFDWGIGIVAGVLGGLAGTWGPPTILYLLALDTPKARQLAVQGVVFGLGSVALLAGHLRSGVLDGETLPFSAFLLVPAVLGMWVGFQLGDRLDQVKFRRATLIVLIVAGANLVRRGVTG, translated from the coding sequence ATGGTCCGCGCCATGCACCTGCTGACCGATCTCCTGTCCCCGCATCTCCTGGCGTTCGCCTTCGCCGTGACCTTCGCCGCCGGATTCGTGAAGGGGGCGGTGGGCTTTGCCATGCCGCTCATCATGATCTCCGGGATCTCGGTCGCGATCGATCCACGGCTGGTCGTGGCGGGCATAATCCTGCCGATCGTCTTCTCCAATCTGCTCCAGGTCTGGCGCGCGGGATGGGCCGAGGCGCGAGACGCGTTGATCGAATATCGTCGTTTCGTTCTGGTGGTTTGCTCGACGATCCTGATCTCCGCGCAGTTTCTCACCATCATTCCCGCGCAGGCAATGTATGTCGTGCTGGGCGTTCCGGTGATCGCGCTGTCGCTGGTCCAGCTCGCGGGGGTCCGGTTTCGCGTCGCCGAGGAGCAGCGGCCGCGGTTCGACTGGGGGATCGGCATCGTGGCGGGTGTGCTGGGCGGGCTTGCGGGGACGTGGGGGCCGCCCACGATCCTCTATCTTCTGGCGCTCGACACACCGAAGGCGCGGCAGCTGGCGGTGCAGGGCGTGGTCTTCGGCCTCGGATCCGTGGCGCTTCTGGCGGGTCATCTGCGGTCGGGCGTGCTCGACGGCGAGACGCTGCCCTTCTCGGCATTCCTGCTCGTTCCGGCCGTGCTCGGGATGTGGGTGGGATTCCAGCTGGGCGATCGGCTCGATCAGGTGAAGTTCCGGCGTGCGACGCTCATCGTCCTGATCGTCGCGGGGGCCAACCTCGTCCGGCGGGGCGTGACCGGATGA